The stretch of DNA TGCCGCAGACGGCCGCCAACATGATGGCTTACACTCGTGAGGCCGGATTCGGCGACGAGGTCAAGCGTCGTATCATCCTTGGCATCTACGCCCTTTCCGCCGGCTACTACGATGCGTGGTACGGTTCGGCGCAGAAGGTGCGCACCCTGATCATCGACGACTTCAACAAGGCGTTCGAGAAGGCCGACGTGCTGGTTGCGCCGACGAGCCCGACCACCGCGTTCAAGTTCGGCGAGAAGATGAACGACCCGCTGACGATGTATATGAGCGATATCGCCACGATTCCGGCGAACATGGCCGGCACCCCCGCGATGAGCATTCCCGCTGGCCTTTCCGACGACGGTCTGCCCGTGGGCTTCCAGTTCATGGCCCCGCAGAAGCACGACGAGCAGATGTACAAGCCCGCGGCCGCGCTCGAGGCGGCTCTCGAGGAGCAGTGGGGCGGCCCGGTCTGGCAGAGCCTCAAGACCCCGTGGCTTAAGAGCGCAAAGTAATCGGACGGCAAGGAGAAACAAATCATGGCTGAAAAATTGATGAAGTATTCCGATGCCGTCAAGGAATTTGACCCGGTATTCGGTCTGGAAACCCACGTCGAGCTGTGCACGCAGACCAAGCTGTTCTGCCCGGCGCACGAGGAGTTCGGCGCGGAGCCGAACACGGAGCTGAGCCCGGTGAGCCTCGGCCTGCCCGGAAGTCTGCCGGTGGTCAACAAGACCGCCGTCGACTTCGCGATCAAGCTGGGTCTGGCGCTGCACTGTGAGATCCACGAGTGGAGCCAGTTCGCCCGCAAGAACTACTTCTACCCGGACATGCCGCGCGACTACCAGATCTCGCAGTTCGACAAGCCGACCAACGGCAACGGCTACCTCGACGTCGAGCTGGACGACGGCAGCACGTTCCGCGTGCCGATCGAGCGTGCACACATCGAGGACGACGCCGGCAAGAACACCCACGTGGGCGGCGCCGACGGCCGTATCGAGGGCGCGGACCACTCGCTGGTCGACTACAACCGCGCCGGCGTCCCGCTGATCGAGATCGTCACCAAGCCCGTCGAGGGCGGCGGCGACCGCGTTCCGGAGATCGCGGACGCCTACATGCGCGCCATCCGCGACATCGTGCGTGCCTTGGGCATTTCCCACGGCCGCATGGAGCAGGGCAATATGCGTGCCGACGTCAACATCTCGTTGCGCAAAAAGGGCACCACCAAGCTCGGCACTCGTTCGGAGACCAAGAACGTCAACACGTTCCGTGGCATCAAGAAGACCTTGCAGTACGAGATTCGCCGTCAGGCGGCCATCCTCGACGAGGGCGGCGAGATTCTGCAGGAGACCCGCCACTGGGACGAGGCCACGCAGACCACCGCTGGCGGCAGGGTAAAGTCCGATGCCAACGATTACCGTTACTTCCCCGATCCCGACCTCGTGATGCTGCACATCACGCAGGAGCACATCGACGAGATCGCCAAGACCATGCCGGAGATGCCGCGCGAGCGTCGTGCCCGCCTGCAGAAGGAATGGAACCTGACCGATCTGCAGATGCGCGACCTGATCAACGCCGACGCGCTCGACCTGGTCGAGGAGACCGTCAAGGACGGTGCCTCGGCTGCCGGCGCCCGCAAGTGGTGGCTCGGCGAGATCTCACGCGTCGCCAACGAGCGCAGCCTGTCGCTTGAAGAGCTGCCGATCACCCCGGCCGATGTGGCCGAGGTCGAGAAGCTCGTCGCCGCGGGTAAGCTCAACGACAAGCTCGCCAAGCAGACCGTCACCGGCGTTCTGGCCGGCGAGGGCACGCCTGATGAGGTGGTCAAGAAGCACAACTACCAGGTCGTCTCCGACGATGGCGCGCTCGAGAAGGCTGTCGACGAGGCGCTTGCCGCCAATCCCGATGTGGCCGAGAAGCTCAAGAGCGGCAACATGAAGCCGATGGGCGCCATCATCGGTGCCGTCATGCGCGCCACCCACGGTCAGGCCGACGCCAAGGCCGTCAGCGCTCTGGTCATCAAGAAAATGAAAGGCTGAGCCGCTAAGCGGGGAACCCAGTGGGTTCCCCGTAGGCTCAGTGAGCGCGATGTATCGAGTGCGAAGGCAAACCTCTGGTTTGCGTGTGAGTTCCAGCTTGGTGCGTGAGCTTCTTGCAGCCCAAGCCCAGTGGGCTTTTGTAGGCTCGGTGAGCGCGATGTATCGAGCGCGAAGGCAAAATCGCGAGATTCTGCTGGTCTGAACCCGATAAGATCTGCGTTCGGACGATGTTTTATCGTTGTCTGGACGCAGATTTTTTATATGGCGGGTGTAGCGCAATAAAAGATCGGCCAAGATTCGGGTGTCAGACGAAAAGGTCGGGGTTGTGATTCTCTTCCATCCGTCAGACGAATACACTATCCTTATAAGGGTATGTCTCGAGTTCGTTGGAGGGTGAGTGACTATGTCTGAAAACTCCGAAATTCCCGCAGAGGATGCAACGCCGCGTCAGCTGCCGGAACGTATTGTCATACCGGAGATTCGTGGCGAGATGGTGCATCTGCGCCCCGCCACCCTTGACGATCTGCCGAGGCTCGATCAGCTTGAGGTCTATTTCAACGCTTCCGGCGATACCGGCAAAGACAAGCAGTCCGAGCGCGCCGTCGTTCAGGCCTGGGTCAAGCGTTCCGTGGCATGGGTCAACGGCGTTGCCGCATCGGAATCCGGAGTCGGTGATCCCGAGGCCCGGCGCACGATGGCCTGGACCATTCTGACCGATTCGGATCATGACGCCGACGGCAAAATCGATGCTGAGGAGACCGACAATGTCATAGGCATGATCTTCCTGATCGATATCGATGGCTGGGCACGTTCGGCCCGTATCCAGGTGATGCTCGGCAAGGATTACCGTGGCCGCGGCTATTCGCGCGACGCGATGCCGCGCGTGATGACCTACGGGTTTGCCTCCACCCCGGTGGGTTTGGGAATGCACCGTATCTGGGTGGCGGTGCCGGAGAAAAGCACCCGTACCCTCTCGGTCTATCAATCGTTGGGCTTCATCAAGTCCGGCACGTCCCGCGATTCGCTGTGGGACGCCTCGATTGGCAAATATCAGGACCTCATCGTTCTCGACACCCTGGTAGACGAGTATGACCCGATTCATTCGTTGGATGCTTTCGGCATGCATGTCATCGAAGGCAATCCCGGCGTCAAAGAGGCGATGGCCGCCCGCGAGCATTCCATCGAAATCCAGCAGCACAAGAATCGGAAAAACAAAGACGTCGTTTCAAGTCCTGATGCCAGTTGCGGGGAGACCAGCGGAAATCTCGCGGAACAGGGAAACGGTGGAGAAGGCAACGGCCAAAAAGCGAAGCGTAAACATGACGATGCCGGAGTCGTCGAAAGCCAATCTGTGGCTAACGAGGCCTCTGCAGCTGTCGATTCCATATCCGGAGCAGCGGATATGGCAACTGCTCGTGGTGATGATTCCTTATCGGCATCGGCACGGCAAAGCTCGGAGTATCCTGAGCAGAAGCGTAAGAGTGATGATTCCGATGAAACGTCATGGCCGTTTTCCGCCACGCAAAGCAAGAAATCGAAAAAGGCCTGGTGGCGTAGTCTTGGTCACGGCAGTCAGAAAAAAGGCGACGTCGACAAGACGTCCGTTTCGAAAAACGACAAATCAGGAGGTAGCGTTCAGTGAGCGCTGAAGATCTCGACGATTACGAGATGAACGCCGAGCTGGCACTTTACAAGGAGTACCGCGACGTCATCAAGCTGTTCACGTACGTCGTGGAGACGGAGCGGCGCTTCTACTTGGCCAACAAGGTGGATTTCAACGTGCGTTCCGCCGGGCAGGATGTCTATTTCGACGTGCAGCTTACGGATGCGTGGGTCTGGGATGTCTACCGCTCGTCGCGCTTCGTCAAGAACGTGCGGATTGTGACGTTCAAGGATGTCAACGTAGAGGAAGTGCAGAAGTCCGACATCGATATTCCCGATTCTCTGGCTTGATTGTTTGTTGCTTATGACGGTCTGGGAGGGAAACATATTTCCCTTGGGACGCTCCGGGCTGAACCGTTAAGCGAAAAGCCCTGTGGGCTTTTCGTAGGTGAAGTGAGCGCGATGTATCGAGCGCGAAGGCAAAATTTCCAATTTTGCTCAGGCCAAGTCTTTACGGTCGAGCAACGCATATCTCCGGCTCCCAGACCTCAACCTTAGAATCTTTTCGGAGAGCAATTGTTTCGATGTCGAAGTTCTGAGGCACTTTTAAGCGGATAAAAAATAAGCTGTTATAGACTTGACTCGCTGTGGATAGCTGATTGTTGGAGGTGGGCGGAAAGATATGCCTTGTTCGGGCGTAAGACACGGCCGAGCGGCCAAGGAGCGTCCCGAATAAGGTATATCTTTTCACCCACCGTGAGTTGTATCACTGATCAGTGGTGCGAGTTTTCAGCGAACATGCAGATGGTTCGTGTATGTTTTTAGACATTGGTTGGGCTGGTTTGTGCTTTCGTGTAGGCTGGTGATGATTTGCGTATGAGGCGTATTGGCTTCAAAATAAGGATTTTTTTGGGAGGCTGTTGTGGCTGAGGATGCTGGCAAGAAGTCTGTGGTGATTATCGGTGGCGGGCCTGCGGGTCTGACGGCGGCTTGGGAACTGCTCAAGGACGGCGGCGCCGACAAGTTTGATGTGACCGTTTTGGAAGCGACGCGCGAGTTCGGCGGTATTTCGCGCACGGTGAAGCACAACGGCAACCGCATGGATATCGGCGGGCACCGTTTCTTCTCGAAGGACGACCGCGTGATGGACTGGTGGAAGAACATCATGCCGTTGCAGGGTGCGCCTTCGTATGACGACAAGAAGCTCGGCCGTCACCACGACCTCGAGCCCGGCGGCCCGGATCCGGAGAAGACCGATGTCGTGATGCTCAAGCGTCACCGTGTCTCGCGTATCTTCTGGAACCAGCATTTCCTGGACTATCCGATTTCGCTTTCCCCGGGCCTGTTCAAGGCGTTGGGTCTGAAGCTGACGCTGAAGGCCGGATTCAGCTATCTTTGGTCGATGATTCACAAGCTGCCGGAAGACAATCTCGAGAACTTCTATATCAATCGTTTCGGCCGTCAGCTTTACTCGATGTTCTTTGAAGGCTATACCACCAAGGTGTGGGGTCGCACGCCTTCGCAGATTTCGGCGGATTGGGGCGCCCAGCGCGTGCGCGGCCTGTCCGTGATTACGGTGCTGAAGAACGCGATCGCCAAGATGAGGCCGAAAAAGCGCGATTCCAGCCAGGTGGAGACCTCGCTGATCGAGGAGTTCTGGTATCCGAAGCTCGGCCCGGGCCAGCTCTGGGAGATCGTCGAGGGCCAGGTCGTCGATAATGGCGGCAAGGTCATCACCGACGCGAACGTGGTCGAATTCAAGCAGAAGGCCGACGGTTCGATTGCTTCGGTGATCTACGTCGACGACAAGGGCGCACGCACCGAGCTCAAGGCGGACGATTTCATCTCGTCCATGCCCGTCAAGGACTTGGTCAACGCCATCGACAGGGCCGCGAAAGAGGACGAAGCCGCAAACGCCGGCGATAGTTCGAACGCTGCGGATGCCGCTGATACCGCCGCTTCCAAGGAAGTCGTCACGACTTCGGAAGACGTGCCTGCAGATATGAAGCGTATCGCCAACGGCCTGCCGTACCGTGATTTCGTCACCGTCGGCCTCTTGGTTGGTCACCTCCGCCTGAAGAACACGACGGACATGAAGACGCTCGGCAACCCGCCGATTGTGCCGGACTGCTGGATCTACGTGCAGGACCCGGGCTACAAGGTCGGCCGTGTGCAGATCTTCAACAACTGGAGTCCGTACCTGGTCAAGGATGTCGACAACACCGTGTGGGTCGGCCTCGAGTACTTCTGCGAGGAGGGCGACGACTTCTGGAACCTTTCGGACGAAGAAGCCACGAAGTTCGCCATCAAGGAGCTCACCCGCATGCGCGTGATCAACGGCCCCGAGGACGTCTTGGACTCCCACCGCGAGCATGTCAAGAAGGCTTATCCCGCCTACTTCGACACCTACGACGAAATGCCGCAGCTGATCGACTGGCTCGACAAGTTCGGTAACCTCTACTGCGTGGGCCGCAACGGCCAGCACCGCTACAACAACCAGGACCACTCCATGGCCAGCGCGATGGAAGCCGTGAGCAATATCAAGTCCGGCCGCGCCGACAAGAAGAACGTCTGGAGCGTCAATACCGAAAAGTCCTATCATGAGGAAAAATAGCCACTGACTGTTCTGATTTTTCAGAATACCCGGTTTCATGCTTGAGGCGGGCGATCCACAAGGGTCGTTCGCCTTTTGCGTTTTCGTTGTTCCGATTAAGTCAGGCTCATTGGTGCTGGTAAACGGCATCCGGGATTCATTTATGTGCGGTTTTCCTGCACTCAATTGTGTTGGTGCTGGTGAACGGCATCTGCCGTTCCCTCATATGCTGTTTTGCAGCATCAGATTATCTTGGTGCTGGTGAACGGACTTTGGCAGTTTGCCAGGTGCGGTTTTCCAGCAGCAGAGTCATCAGAAAGTAGTGTGAGAATTGGCGTGGATTGGAGATTCGCCACGCCGAGTGGCGTTGGTCAGGGCACGGTTGTAATCTAAAGAAAAGTTCGAAAACCACATGATGGTATCGAATATTTCATAAGCGGTTTTTAATATATGCCGCATCTTTTTCATTAGTCTTCCGGGCAATGCCGTAGGAAGTCGAGGAAAGGCAACATTATAGTGGCAACTAGCCAGAATATTGAGGATATGAAGCTGCCTGAGCTCAAAGCGCTCGCTAGGCAGATGGGACTACGCGGCACGTCAACGATGCGTAAACCCGAGTTGCTCGCCACCCTTCAAGCTGCAAGAACGGGCGGAGAAGCGCCCGAGGGAGTCACGGTTCGTTCTCCCAAAGCCGCGCCGAAAACGGCTGCGGAAAAGAACGAAAAGCCTGATACCAAACGTAAGCAGGCTCCCGCAAACGATCAGGTGTCCAAGCAATCGGCTTCCGTCAGTGACACCGATGGTAAGGCCAAAGGCGCTAAGGCAGCTCACGATGAAGCTGCGTCCGACAACGTTGTGACGCACGAATCGGCTGCTCGTGAGAATACACGGTTGAAGAAATCAATTTCGCGGGATGAGCAAGCCGAGGAGCAAGAGTCCTCCGAAAAGCATGGTGAGGGCCGGGCATCCCAGCCCAGTGTGTTCGACGATGAAGAGTCGTTGCACCGGCGTAGCAGGTC from Bifidobacterium sp. ESL0800 encodes:
- the gatB gene encoding Asp-tRNA(Asn)/Glu-tRNA(Gln) amidotransferase subunit GatB; the protein is MAEKLMKYSDAVKEFDPVFGLETHVELCTQTKLFCPAHEEFGAEPNTELSPVSLGLPGSLPVVNKTAVDFAIKLGLALHCEIHEWSQFARKNYFYPDMPRDYQISQFDKPTNGNGYLDVELDDGSTFRVPIERAHIEDDAGKNTHVGGADGRIEGADHSLVDYNRAGVPLIEIVTKPVEGGGDRVPEIADAYMRAIRDIVRALGISHGRMEQGNMRADVNISLRKKGTTKLGTRSETKNVNTFRGIKKTLQYEIRRQAAILDEGGEILQETRHWDEATQTTAGGRVKSDANDYRYFPDPDLVMLHITQEHIDEIAKTMPEMPRERRARLQKEWNLTDLQMRDLINADALDLVEETVKDGASAAGARKWWLGEISRVANERSLSLEELPITPADVAEVEKLVAAGKLNDKLAKQTVTGVLAGEGTPDEVVKKHNYQVVSDDGALEKAVDEALAANPDVAEKLKSGNMKPMGAIIGAVMRATHGQADAKAVSALVIKKMKG
- a CDS encoding GNAT family N-acetyltransferase, which encodes MSENSEIPAEDATPRQLPERIVIPEIRGEMVHLRPATLDDLPRLDQLEVYFNASGDTGKDKQSERAVVQAWVKRSVAWVNGVAASESGVGDPEARRTMAWTILTDSDHDADGKIDAEETDNVIGMIFLIDIDGWARSARIQVMLGKDYRGRGYSRDAMPRVMTYGFASTPVGLGMHRIWVAVPEKSTRTLSVYQSLGFIKSGTSRDSLWDASIGKYQDLIVLDTLVDEYDPIHSLDAFGMHVIEGNPGVKEAMAAREHSIEIQQHKNRKNKDVVSSPDASCGETSGNLAEQGNGGEGNGQKAKRKHDDAGVVESQSVANEASAAVDSISGAADMATARGDDSLSASARQSSEYPEQKRKSDDSDETSWPFSATQSKKSKKAWWRSLGHGSQKKGDVDKTSVSKNDKSGGSVQ
- a CDS encoding DUF2469 domain-containing protein, with the protein product MSAEDLDDYEMNAELALYKEYRDVIKLFTYVVETERRFYLANKVDFNVRSAGQDVYFDVQLTDAWVWDVYRSSRFVKNVRIVTFKDVNVEEVQKSDIDIPDSLA
- a CDS encoding NAD(P)/FAD-dependent oxidoreductase codes for the protein MAEDAGKKSVVIIGGGPAGLTAAWELLKDGGADKFDVTVLEATREFGGISRTVKHNGNRMDIGGHRFFSKDDRVMDWWKNIMPLQGAPSYDDKKLGRHHDLEPGGPDPEKTDVVMLKRHRVSRIFWNQHFLDYPISLSPGLFKALGLKLTLKAGFSYLWSMIHKLPEDNLENFYINRFGRQLYSMFFEGYTTKVWGRTPSQISADWGAQRVRGLSVITVLKNAIAKMRPKKRDSSQVETSLIEEFWYPKLGPGQLWEIVEGQVVDNGGKVITDANVVEFKQKADGSIASVIYVDDKGARTELKADDFISSMPVKDLVNAIDRAAKEDEAANAGDSSNAADAADTAASKEVVTTSEDVPADMKRIANGLPYRDFVTVGLLVGHLRLKNTTDMKTLGNPPIVPDCWIYVQDPGYKVGRVQIFNNWSPYLVKDVDNTVWVGLEYFCEEGDDFWNLSDEEATKFAIKELTRMRVINGPEDVLDSHREHVKKAYPAYFDTYDEMPQLIDWLDKFGNLYCVGRNGQHRYNNQDHSMASAMEAVSNIKSGRADKKNVWSVNTEKSYHEEK